Part of the Notamacropus eugenii isolate mMacEug1 unplaced genomic scaffold, mMacEug1.pri_v2 scaffold_365, whole genome shotgun sequence genome is shown below.
AAAGCTTGGGTCCAGATGGGAAATGAGAGAGTGGGAGAAAAGGGAATTGTGGGTATCACAGGGTTGGAGATTGTACATCAGGTCTTGAGGTCAGAACATACAACTGGTATTCAGGCTAGCTTGACTCTCTTGCAGGTTCCTCAGTTCCTCAGTCATTGTTTCAGctgaaggaagacaaaaatgaccCATCCCCACTTCTTGTGAGCATCTTCTTGAGTCAGAGTTGAAAGAAACATCAGAGGTCCTCTAACCAAACAGTACCAACTATAAATACAGTGTCCCCAACAAGTAGTTGTCTAGACTTTGATTGAAGACATCAAGTAATAGAAAACTCACTATGCCCTAAAAACAGGCCATTATACTTTTGGACAACACTAATTGGACAACTCCTTCTCCCCAATTTGTCTCTTCCTAGGTAAGTCTGCTTGTCTTGTCTTTTGATTTTACTTCAGCCTCAATTTTTCCTAAGGCAGCTTCAGCCCTAGCTGTATTTGGGACCACAGTCATTCATATGATGCTTAACTATAGAACAAAGAACTTGATCATGAGATCATACAACTAGAATATAGAGTTGAAATAgacttcagaggacatctagtcctaAGTGCTaactttccagatgagaaaactaggctcagggaaattaaataacttgcctaaggccaTACAAGGAATAAGTGGCAAAATGGAAACTGGGAGTCAGGATTTttcactccaaattcagtaccTTTCCACTGCTCCatgatcaaattttctacttagGAATCCTCAAAGAGGGACCTGCTGAGGAGTCTCCATCCCTGGGGCCTTGATTTTCTCTTACCCTTTGTTTTTAGAGTCTGATGCTTTTTGTCCAAGGTGCTCAAGGCTATCTGAAGAACTtccagtcttcctgaattcactGATCCTGGTCACAGAGGaggagaatggagagaagagtCCACCCCACCAGAGGAGCAAGATGTCAATTCACAGCTTGAACCCAGGAATATCTTCCCATTACATAACCCCATTCCATGTATCCACATTGCTGTTTATTCATGTATCTATCCCTCATCTCATCTCTATCCCATCCCTAATATTGTTCTCACCTTTTCCCTATCCTATTTCACATTtgaaaagggatctcagagaacACATAATGTACCTCCTAACCAAGCACAAATTCCTTATATAAAAAATTCCAAAGTGACATCTAGTTCTCACTTGAAAACCTCCAGAATTGGTTTACTGAAAGGGatacatatgaagaaataatCAACCATTGTGTCAtctttatctttttcctcttcctccatctcctatcctctctctgtctctctgcctctgtctgtctcttacacacacacacacacacacacacacacacacacacacacacacacacacaaatgcacaccaTTCAGTCTTTGGGTCTATTggctcttctgaagtttcagaactTCTCCGAATAGCTATATGTACCACCATGGCTCAGGCATCAGAATCCCCCAAAATTACCATCACTTCACTGGGTGTGGCACAGGATCCAGGGCCTGCATCCTCTCTGATGAGCACCATAAACAGTCTGGTATCTGCCTCATTTTTGCCCTAGATCTTAATCCCTGGGGGACCTAATCATAATCAATGCCAAAGATTTGCATCCAGATGCAATCCCTCCCTCATATACACACTGAACATGATTCAAGGGACACAGCATTCTTCTTTCCACATACTCACAGTCCCTTGTATGCacaatgaaaaataaactatACATACTGTTCTCTCGCCCTCTGCCATAACCAGATTAAATTACCTCATGCCAAAGGATAATTAGCTTCAAGAGAACAtgtcataggatcagagataaAGATCTGGAAGGGTCTGCAGAGACCACTTAGTCCAACCTCCCCCACTTttctaaagatgaaaaaaatggggcccagagaaattaattgacttgtccagggtcttatAAGCAGTATCAGATATAGTATTAGGACCCAGATTTTCCGATTCTAGAGCCAGAGCTTTTTCCATTGCAATACATTGCCCTaagtgcttttttctttcttttgcacaATCAATGATTGTGGAGAGTACTGATCACTATACCTTATCTGGTTAGCTACCTGCCTTCCTTCCCATGCTTACTTCCTATTCCTAATCTTAACACCATTTCAAGCACCATCTTATTTTCCATCTCATTCCCAAATCAATTCCATTCCACTATGTATCTCACCACCTCATTCCATCCCCCATCTCTTTTCAATATTACCCCTATCTCTTCACTATTCCACATCTTATTctattccccttctttctccccccTTTACCTTCAGCTGTGACTTAACTGAAAAGACTGTAGGAGTAACCTAAGCATATAGGTTCCTGACCCCAAAAACCTGAGGTTTTACTCACCATTGACTTGTATTTCTTCCAGTTGCTCATCTAGATGCTCCATCTCCCTTGATAAATACATGACTTGGAGAAACAAGGGACAcaagtctctttctctttcccttattcCTCTCTTTAGTTCCTTCTTCTtccaccttccctccctccttatatttccttcccttcatcaTCAGTTTTCATAGTTCTGGTACCCTCATCCCAACTACCTTTAGGCTTCCATTTACTCCCGATCACCCTCCCTGTCCTAGAGCTCCTGGGGTCAGGACCCTGGTAGCCATGCTACTGAAGAGGGTCTGGACTCCCGGATCTCAACAGTCCTCCCCGCTCTCCTCACCCTTGGCCAACAGCATACTAAGGAATATTATCCACAGAAAGGAGGTCACAGAAAATAGCAGGTAAAGGGGAAGGGCAGGACGGCCTCCAGGAAGCTGCTTTGCCCACCAACCTGGAAAAGACACTGATGCTGGAGAAGGAACAAGAAAGGAaatttcccttttcatctcctcCCACATTTAAAGGTGGTCTCCTTGCATAGACCAATATAAGATTCACCATACACCTATATACTTTTGAGGACCCTTGAATTTGGTGCCCTGGAAATGAGACTTCAAAAACCTAGGAGGAAAGGATTATGGGAACATATATGTTTAAAGTtcaaagagactttagagataatcTTTAATTTCTGATCTGAccccttattttataatttagtAAATAGTAACTCAAAGAGGTAAAAAGACTGTCGTTCACGTAGTAATTGAAAACTGAACCCTGTTCCTGTGACTCAGAAACCCATGACCTTTCCACACCATCACATGCATTTGTAAGAGAGAAAGGGTTGGAGGGagtttgaggaaaatgaggagatgggaaattgaagagaaagagggaaaagttaGTGGgaagttggagaagaaaagacatggAGTAAGGAGAAAGTTGAGAAGCATGGGGATATGGAATTGGGAGAGAATATTGAGGCATCAGACAAAAATAGAGGAGATTGTGGGAGATAAGAAAAATGGGTGGAGATGAGAGAGGAGACATAGAGTTAGTAGAGATAGGAGAGGGCTGGGAAAAACAGGGAGAGGGTAAAATGGAGGAAGGAGatgacagagaagaagaaagatgagGGGTCCTAGAGAAGACAGGATAGAGGACCAGAATCTAGACTTCATGATGACCCCTTTGCCTCAGCAACCTTTCCAGAGCTGAGAATCCAATAAAGCATTCAACTCTAAAATATGATAGATTTGTTCAAAAAGGGACCGGATACCCAGCATTTCCTCTCACCAGCTTTCCAGGGTTGCCATTGGCGCTTGGTGTCAGCCATTTCAAATTCCTCAGAGGTCTCCCACTGAGTGTACTGGACAGATTCCATGAATGTACAGCTTCTTCTGCTCTGGGAAGCCCTTGCCTGGAAAGTTATCTTAGAAAATTGCACCCTTCACTTAAAAGGAAATGGTTTGTTgctccacccctccccctctgTAAACTCCCCTTAAATTGTCCTTCCTATCACgtttttttttcttactcagCACTTAAGTCTGGAGAGGACCCTGTCTGAACCTGCATTAGAAAGGAGTCCTGGGAGCTGCTGGGAATAACCAAATGCCTCAGAGTTCACTTAAGCACGTAGTTGTGAGGGCTATCTTCATGCTTGAAGAGCTTCCATGTGAAAGACAGATAAGATTTGTTAGTTTGGGATGATAGAATTAGTAACTGAGGAAGTTAGAAGGAAATTACTTCtgttcattttaaggaaaaatttacTAACagtcagagctgtccaaaagttcAATGACCTGCTGCCTTGGAAGATAATAAACTTGATGTCACTAGAGGTCTGCTAGTGTAGGCTGAATGACCTTTTGAGGGGGATATTGTGTAAGGTACAAGCACAGGTTGCATTAGACAGCCTTTAAATTTCCTACCTACATAGAGATTCTCTGatgctcttctcttttcctgttctcAGGCCATAGGATTTCAAAAGTACTGAGCAGAGGTCTGGGATCTATCCACTTATTCTCTTTCATCTATCCAAGGCATTTCCTCCTGCCATCATCAAAGGATACAGAGATTCCAACAGTCAGTAATGAGTGTCCATAGCTCGTCAGGTTTGGCATATCATTGGTGGAGTTGGAAGGGAGTGGGGGCTCTAACTGAAGGAGAATCTCTGTACTTTACCTAAATCTGGTCTTTATCTTGATCATAACCTCCAAAACACTCAACCAGTTCCTCCTTTCTCAGTTCGTTATCCCCATACTACTATCTTGCCCTTTCCTCCCATTTAGTTTTTCCCTTTGATTAATCCTTTTCTCATTGTGATCTTCAATTACTCTTTGTCCCTTGACTTCTTCTCTGTTTCTTGCAGATATGCCCAGACCTCCCCATTAAAGACAAGCCTTTACTGGACCTTGATACTCtctcaagctatcatcctatgGTTTTCTTCCATTTCAGTGCCAAGCTCTGAGAACAGATGTTCATGGTTGCTGCTTCCAGTTCCTCACTCCTCACtcacttctttttaaataaattttatattctctaatcaacaagaatttattttatttctcttctaccACCCccataaggaaaataaaaactcttgtaacaaatatgcaatcaagtaaaacaaatttccactttGGTCATGTTCCAAAagtatgtcttattctgcatattTAGTTCATCATCTCAATTGCAAGATAAGTAGTATTTGTTATCACTgatcctctgaaatcatggttgaTCTTTGCATTGCTTAGAGttgttaaatttttcaaaattggCTTTATAATGATGTTATTGatcttctagttctgcttatttccttttgtatcagttcatagaaattaataatcaataaaattgtgtatttggggaaaataaaatattttttaaaaaactcagtaaactttattaagtgccaggcactgtgctaagcactagtgaTAGAAATAAGAGACAGTTCCTCTCCCCAaggcacttacattctaatagtagAAGACACCTGAAAAGTGGAAGAGGTTAAGAGAGGGTGGCTAGAGGATATCCAGAGTGGGGGAGTTGGTAGAAGGGGCATGATGTTTGATTGTTCTAGAGTAGATTATAGGAAATGAAGTTACCTGGAAAATTTAGAGCCTTCTGTAAAAAGAAGACTTAAGAGGAGGTAACTGTTTCACtttccagccctccaatcagggggaagagggaagtgaAGGTATTGAGGAAGTGTTGAGCTGAATCAATCTCCATGACAATGAAATTTCAGGTAATGAGTTTATCCAGAGCCAAGAAGTTCATGGAGTATCAAGTAAGCAAAGCAACTGATAGGAAATGGAAgtctcaggcttctctgaagcTACTCAACTATTCATTTCTTATGATATAATAGtaattcatcacattcatatgccataggTTTTTAATCCTTCCTCAGTTGATGAAAATTCTCTTTAAATTCCCAGTTCTTTGTCATcagaaaagaattgctataaacatttttatgcatatggattccttttctcttttctttatattttttggaATAGACCTAATAGAAGTATGtctgaatcaaagaatatgaatcattcagTATCTTCTCAGGATAACTTTctcaggaaagtaggaaagacaGGGGATGAGGAGGGGttgatgatagaaaggaaggcagtttGGGGGTAGTAGAAATCAGAAGCTTGTACATGATCTGTTTAAGTGAAGTTGGTTTGcaggaagcctaacagagggaaggcttggagatggcaTTGCTTTCtcaattgttattgcatatatatttctttgttactatgatggatttgactttctggtgttaggctttctagtgtttgaataaatgttttggttctgtctttcatgcaGAAATTTGCTGTATTTAGTGATTAGAATTGCATTaacatattcatggctgctgcaggcactgtgaatattgcattggtgctacaaatatatagtgttccaagacctgtgatcctttaatgtctctgcagTTAGgtcttctgtgattctaattATAACACCATcatacttaaattgtttttttcttgtttttcttattattttatatttgagctgGGGGTTTAGCAGCTTGATTGTGATATtcttatgagttttcctcataggatctctatCCAGTGGTGActgacagatttttttctctttctattcttccctctctcattctaatgtttcaggacaattttctttaattatttcttgtattattgtaccaTTTTTTTAATCATACTTTTCAGGCAgttcaattattcttatgttttctcttcttaaactgttctccagatcaatttttttattagatgtttcactttctcttctatttttttcattctttatatttatctatatctatatgtgtgtgtgtatatacatatacatatacatatatcttaacCTCTTATAACTTCTCTGGTTTGgctttgtccaattctaattttcaaggtatcattttcttccttaaaattttgTATGTCAGACACAtataggggaggagccaagatggcggagcagaaagacacacatatgctagctcctaacctacagcccataaaatacctgtaaagaagaactcccaacaaattctggagcagcggaaaccacacaacaatggagtggaggagatttctgttccagagactgaaaaactgacaccaaaggtctgtcatgcacggGACCCAGAacagaacccagccctgccttggccatgtggcaccaaggggagcagatcccagcagctttcagggacagaatctccagtgacagcgcaggtccctccacccacaggggccaaaggtcagtgagagggtctttccagctccccaaaaggggagtggggtatccccatgactcaggccccctcgggaggcagcagtggaggcagcagcagacaagggctccctaGGCAGGCAGAagctggatccattgttgaaggtctccttgtaaacaccctgagggaactaagcccctaTGACAGCCCTGCCCCTATtcgagcagctgaacttaatctcacactgaatgacagctccacccctgccaaaagcccttaaggcttgggagcagcatttgaatctcagcccctaagtgctagctgggcagaactggaggctaggtgggtgtggagaggaaactcagaagccaagtaactggctgggaaaatgcccagaaaagggggaaaaaaataagaccatataaggttactttcttggggaacaggtctccccccatcccttcagatgaggaagaacaaggcatactgccagaggaagtcaagggccctccctccaaaggggacttaaactgggctcaggaaatagaagaccttaaaaaacaagttagtagcttactaaaggagaaccaaaaaaacgctgaggaaaatagcagctttaaaaagaggctaactcaattggaaaaagaggttcaaaaagccaatgaggagaaggagggtttaaaaagcagaattagtcaaatggaggagaaggttcaaaagctcatggagctaaataattcgttgaaagagagaactgacgGCCCAAGGTAACAGCTGCTAAATTGCAGGAGACAGTTTTCCAGAGCAGGAGCAGCGAGCTGAGGAGGACGTGGGCCCGGTGGACTTGCAGGACGCCCCACACCTCGCCTTCACGGTTGAGCACGGAGACTCGCTCCAGGAAGGCTACTGCCAAAAAGACAAAATGTTTGGTTTCCACAAACCAAAGATGTACAGAAGTATAGAGGGTTGCTGTATTTGCAGAGCCAAGTCCTCCAGTTCTCATTTCACTGACAGTAAGTGCTATGAGAAGGATTTCCAGAGTTGTTTTGGGTTGCATGAGACTCGTTCAGGAGACATCTGTAATGCCTATGTGCTTctgatgaaaagatggaagaagctACCAGCAGGATCAAAAAAAAACTGGAATCATGTGGTAGATGCAAGGGCTGGACCCAGTCTAAAGACTACATTAAAGCCAAAGAAAGTGAAAACTCTTTCTGGAAGTAGAATAAAGAGCAACCAGATCAACAAATTGCAGAAGGAATTCAAACGCCACAATTCTGATGCTCATAGCACCACCTCAAGTGCCTCACCGGCTCAGTCCCCTTGTTACAGTAATCAGTCTGACGATGGATCAGATATGGAGATCGGCTCTGGATCTAGCAGAACACCAGTCTTTTCCTTTTTAGATCTCACATACTGGAAAAGACAGAAAGTATGCTGTGGGATTATCTACAAAGGGCGTTTTGGGGAAGTTCTAATAGACACACATCTATTCAAGCCCTGTTGTGGAAATAAGAAAGCAGCTTCAGAAAAACCAGAGGAGCAGGGACCAGAATCTCTGCCTGTCTCCAATCAGGAGGAATGGTGACTCTAATGTTTCTCACAAAGGGGGACTGAGAATTAGTATAGGAAAGACAACAAAATGACCCTCTTTATTTCACTTGGACACTTGCTATCCTGCCAAAAGACAATTTCTAGAAAGGTTTTAAGtgggttttgtttatttcttttcatttttttctccatttcaacAAACTCTGAAGTCAGTGTCTATCTTACTAAAAAGATTGTACATAATATTTAAGATGCTACGTATTTGATAGGAAAGCTGAATGCTGCTGTAAAATGCTCTTTgagttgttttgggtttttttaatcccTTATTAACGAGTGAACATCGAGGGTGGTGTAGAAGGCAGAAATGGGATTTTTGTATATTAAACAATATATAGTTTAGTCTTTCTCTATTGAAAAACAGTGATTAGGCATTTTTAAGTGAGTGATAACATTTGTGAAGGCAAATCTGACAGATCAGTGAAAAGGACTTAAATACCAGAgaggcatttaaaaacaattctgaaacaCAGAAGTCTTGCAAAGGTTATGATGATTCAAACCTGTACTACTGAGTGATTAAGCAGGACAGACTATACCTTTCTAGTGCAGATAACTTGGAGGAGTTAGGATTCCTTAAATTTAAGACAAAGAGAGACATTTTTTATGTGTATTGCTTCCTCCCTCTTTTAGTAGTTTAAGAAAATAGTAATTTATATGGAATTGCTAAAAGTAAAGCCGCAGGTCCTCCTGGAGATGTAGCAAGTCTTTGGGAAGAATGACTAGGCTCTTCTTATTATCTTACTATGGAGGCATCACTGCATGGGTAGAGAATACACTGTGTATACTGATTATTAAAAGTAGTGATCCACCTTAATGAAACAATTATGCATATCTGCAGGATTGTGCAAAACACAAGGGTTAATGCTTCTGGGCACATTTCCTAGGGAATTTCACATCTGTAAATAATTgacatttttcttctatattatatataactctTGTCTATAGGTTGCTTAGTGACTACATCAGAGACCTGCATGATTCAGTTTTAGCTCTGGATTATTTCAGTTGACCTTTGTGAAGGTTTCACCTACACAGGTGGTCATTTAACTTGTTTTAACCTCTTGGGATATACTGCAGTGCACTGCTATAAGttggtctttttttttgtatgtttaaTATTAACTTCCACAAGGAAGGAAAAGGTATTGGGATATAGaatgggtttgttttttgtttctaattcaaGCTTTCCAAACCTTGCGattttaaggataaaataaatgctgcacatgaaaaaaaaaaaagagagagagaattgagtccagggaaaagaatgactatgagttagaccaagaagttagtaaacaaaaccaaaaatttaaaaaaaataaaagatgatgtgaaagaactcattggaaaaacagctgacctggaaaatagatgcaggagaaataatttaaaaaatattgggctacctgaaagccatgatcaaaaaaagagcctagacactaccttccatgaaattatcaaggaaaactgccctgatgttatagaatcagggGGCAAAATAGATAATGAAAAAATTAATCGATCtccccctgaaagaaaccctatcagagaaactcctaggagtattgtggccaaatttcagagctcccagatcaaggagaaaatacggcaagcagctagaaagaaacaatttgagtactgtggaaatacaatgaggataacacaggatctggcagcttcaacattaagggatcaaagggcttggagtaggatatttcagaagtcaaaggaactgggattgaagccaagaattacctacctagcatatctgaatataatacttcaagggaaaaaatggacattcagtgatagagacaaattcggagatttcatgttgaggaaaagaccagatctgtatttagaattttgatttcccaagaaaagaatcaagagaagcatgaaaaggtaaacaggggggggaaaaaagaaaaatcataaaagactctctaaagctgaactgtttacattactacatggaaagaaaatatttttaactcttgaaacttttctcagtatttgggtagctggagagattgtacacacacacacacacacacataggtagatagagagtacaggccgtgttatatcagaagagatgatatccacatacacacacaaaaataaataaataaagattaaGGGGTGATAAAGGGAGTAAGGaaacggggcaggctataactcataaaagagataagaaaaatcttattcaatagaggagataaggaagaagtgggggggggggggggaataaaactactctccccacatgtggctgaaggaaggaataacatgctcactaaatttgatatgaaaatttatatcacaccacaggaaagtaggagaggaggcaacaagtggagcgaaGAGAATgctagaagggagagcaaatgggagaagggagtcactagaaataaacactttttaagAAGAGGCAAGGTCAATTATAGGGGGGAAATATAatggggatagggtaggtcagatggcaatataattagtattacacaacatgattactatggaagtcttttgcaaaacaacacatgtttagtctgtattgaattgcttcccttcttagtgggtctggggagggagggggggagggagagaagttggaattcaaagtagtagaaatgagtgttgagaatttttactgcatgtaatcgggaaataagaattacagggataggggtatggaaatttatcttgccctgcaagaaaaaaaggaatatggaGATAGAACAGGgatggggtgtgatggaggggagggtacattgagggaagaagcaaccagaatgcaaggtattaggaagtcgGGGGaagggggtgatggggagaataattggtcatgttacaaagtgaggtaaaagcaattagtattaaaacaataaactgaattaattactgagaataaatcaatgacatctttagtttggagaaaagaatttcagtctaactttccaagaggaaggtaacctctgataaaatttggcattgatggaaaagtcaagattttaatgataaattagattttatgattgccatttaatcaggaactagaacatgtatagaaagacgtgtaagccacttaagacttgcctaaaagatgatccttagccaaagtgaaactataatcatattttaaacctggttataggaacttgccatttttagatggtgtgggactactaagtgactgttcttctgagtctaactccaggtatgggaagcaagaaaggcgatccaagcctccattacatgatgccagtgtgctcatgagatgctggtacaaactgcataggtgatctcaagggaagagtgggagagcagctgttcagcacaggctgaggtgggattctcctgactcaatttccctaatgacaCCTagaagactttaagcctgactgaatacaagtggacaatctactcctgcctggaatagacatgaagttggggagatattgtttccctgcaatgtccctactcttgctggcaattccctatagtcaaaaggtttgtaagcttaataccagatctattcaattatagattatgggtagaggaacatccgaggctgcctaaaattaagctattaggcataggactttcgaccaacaacattaagttagggtccttttattcttagtaataccgAGGTGACAATTAGATCAaaagattgtgaagttagcaacataaatattatctgtgtctcagttggcctatgtttaaaaaaaaaatcttttgtggtccatattgttaatgctttaaaaaggtgtatcacctgaccaaagtttgaattgctttatctgatATAAActgagttaaaaataaataataaattaataaatgattttgtatctctttttctaattggttggttttcttttcattgtcttgtttttcttggattgttcttttttttttctctccaactctctcatttgatttttaaagccttttaaaagttttataaatTCTTTTGGGACAGGTGatcatttgatgttactcttttgAGCATAAGAGGGtctctttgcttcaatatcctcctttagagatagaaaagaaaaataaatagataaatcactgtGGGAGGGGCAGAAGCCTCAGGATTTTTTATTTGGAAGAGAAAccgttactattgacattcactctaagccaggagggtcgaAAACCAGCGACTGAGTGAAGGTTGGGCAGGGACCTTTGgttgttcaatccatgggcttcagagtgcacagAGTCCAAGGCTTTAGGGGaggcaaggaaaaaagaaagaagaagaaagaaagaaagaaagaaagaaagaaagaaagaaagaaagaaagaaagaaagaagaaagaaagaaagaaagaaagaaagaagaaggaaggaaggaaggaaggaaggaaggaaggaaggaaggaaggaaggaaggaaggaaggaaggaaggaaggaaggaaggaaagaaagaaggaaagaagagaaggaaagaaagaaagaaagaaggaaagaaagaaggaaagaaagaaggaaagaaagaaggaaggaaagaaggaaagaaagaaggaaagaaagaaggaaagaaggaaagaaagaaggaaagaaagaaggaaagaaagaaggaaagaaggaaggaaggaaggaaggaaggaaggaaggaaggaaggaaggaaggaaggaaggaaagaaagaaagaaagaaagaaagaaagaaagaaagaaagaaagaaagaaagaaagaaggaaagaag
Proteins encoded:
- the LOC140517055 gene encoding C-type lectin domain family 4 member G-like isoform X1 produces the protein MESVQYTQWETSEEFEMADTKRQWQPWKAGWWAKQLPGGRPALPLYLLFSVTSFLWIIFLSMLLAKVMYLSREMEHLDEQLEEIQVNGSVNSGRLEVLQIALSTLDKKHQTLKTKAETMTEELRNLQESQASLNTSLSQELAEAKEDRENIRSEMFRGLETVKNGNGSSCQPCPSSWRDFQGSCYFFSENKLTWSQARDDCIQKQAHLVIINNRDEQNFLNPAEELGYWIGLRKVEEGVHKWIDGTNLGYT
- the LOC140517055 gene encoding C-type lectin domain family 4 member G-like isoform X2; translated protein: MESVQYTQWETSEEFEMADTKRQWQPWKAGWWAKQLPGGRPALPLYLLFSVTSFLWIIFLSMLLAKGSVNSGRLEVLQIALSTLDKKHQTLKTKAETMTEELRNLQESQASLNTSLSQELAEAKEDRENIRSEMFRGLETVKNGNGSSCQPCPSSWRDFQGSCYFFSENKLTWSQARDDCIQKQAHLVIINNRDEQNFLNPAEELGYWIGLRKVEEGVHKWIDGTNLGYT